The Pristiophorus japonicus isolate sPriJap1 unplaced genomic scaffold, sPriJap1.hap1 HAP1_SCAFFOLD_3335, whole genome shotgun sequence genome has a window encoding:
- the LOC139249801 gene encoding active breakpoint cluster region-related protein-like — protein sequence LLYKPIDRVTRSTLVLHDLLKHTPSEHPDYPLLQDALRISQNFLSSINEEISDRRTQVTLAKGENRQLVKDGFIVEISEGTRKLRHVFLFTDLLLCGKLKKQAVGKHQQYDCKWYIPLSDLLFLTVEEAEPSPQTHTVPDHELEEMKIKISHIKNEIQREKKSPKGQSRALERLKKKMYEQESWLLLHSPTIPFRIHNKNGKSFLFLLSSDYERCEWREAIEKLQKKADLQGFVLSSLELQMLTGSCLKLRTIHNIPITSNKEDDEPSGLYGFLHVIVRSAKGFENSAS from the exons CTCTCCTGTACAAGCCAATCGATCGAGTCACTCGGAGCACCCTGGTGCTGCAC GACCTGCTGAAACATACGCCCAGTGAGCACCCCGACTACCCGCTGCTGCAGGACGCACTCCGCATCTCGCAGAACTTCCTGTCCAGCATCAACGAGGAAATCTCGGACCGCCGGACGCAAGTGACATTGGCGAAGGGAGAG AATCGGCAGCTGGTGAAGGACGGGTTTATTGTGGAGATTTCGGAGGGCACGAGGAAGCTGCGACACGTGTTCCTGTTCACTGACCTCCTCCTGTGCGGCAAACTGAAAAAACAGGCTGTGGG GAAGCACCAGCAGTATGACTGTAAGTGGTACATCCCGCTCTCTGACCTGCTATTCCTGACAGTGGAGGAGGCTGAGCCAAGCCCACAGACTCACACGGTGCCTGACCATGAGCTGGAGGAGATGAAGATAAAGATTTCTCACATCAAGAATGAAATACAGAGAGAAAAG AAATCCCCCAAAGGACAGAGCCGTGCTCTGGAGCGGTTAAAGAAGAAAATGtacgagcaggaatcctggctcctCCTGCACTCGCCCACAATCCCCTTCCGCATTCACAACAAAAACGGaaag AGCTTCCTGTTCCTGTTGTCCTCGGATTACGAGCGGTGTGAGTGGAGGGAAGCGATTGAGAAACTCCAGAAGAAAG CAGATCTGCAGGGCTTCGTGCTGAGCTCGCTGGAACTCCAGATGTTGACTGGCTCGTGCCTGAAGCTGAGAACCATCCACAACATCCCCATCACCAGCAACAAGGAgg ATGATGAACCAAGTGGACTCTACGGTTTTCTCCACGTCATCGTCCGATCGGCGAAGGGTTTCGAGAACTCGGCCAGTGA